Proteins encoded in a region of the Chryseobacterium piperi genome:
- a CDS encoding GLPGLI family protein, which yields MKNKILFFLLLSLWAGAQTNRFFYEYKFIPDSNNKTDVKKEMMLLDIDKNGSSYYSRDKFVSDSITKADLEKQMKSSPGNINVNKREKAGQVSYKVTKQYPDFTTYLFRTVSMDQYKIKEDKKQEWKILPDKEKIGEYNSQKATTSFGGREWIAWFTTDIPFQDGPYKFYGLPGLIVKIEDTTGSHSMVLIGNKTIAAATAGKELQVPENIRMIGMGGKEIEVTKDQFRKVWKAYVNDPSKNMRELMMRSGGDNKVVFKVKTSDGKEISDPNQVFREMEKRTKETLSKNNNPIEPDLEH from the coding sequence TATTCTTTTTATTGTTGAGTCTGTGGGCAGGAGCACAAACCAACCGGTTTTTCTACGAATATAAATTTATCCCCGATTCCAATAATAAAACGGATGTAAAAAAAGAAATGATGTTGCTGGATATTGATAAGAATGGTTCAAGCTATTACAGCAGGGATAAATTTGTGTCGGATTCCATCACAAAGGCAGACCTGGAAAAACAGATGAAATCGAGTCCCGGTAATATCAATGTAAATAAAAGGGAAAAGGCAGGACAGGTATCGTATAAAGTTACCAAGCAATATCCTGATTTCACAACCTATCTCTTCAGGACTGTTTCTATGGATCAGTATAAAATCAAGGAAGATAAAAAACAGGAATGGAAGATTCTTCCGGATAAAGAAAAGATTGGAGAGTATAATAGCCAGAAAGCGACTACCAGCTTTGGAGGCAGAGAATGGATAGCCTGGTTTACTACAGATATTCCATTTCAGGATGGACCTTATAAGTTTTATGGACTTCCGGGACTGATTGTAAAAATTGAAGATACAACAGGATCGCATTCCATGGTTCTTATCGGAAATAAAACAATTGCTGCTGCAACAGCAGGAAAAGAACTTCAGGTTCCTGAAAATATCAGAATGATAGGAATGGGAGGTAAAGAAATAGAAGTCACTAAAGATCAGTTCAGGAAAGTATGGAAAGCCTATGTAAATGACCCTTCAAAGAATATGAGAGAGCTGATGATGAGAAGTGGAGGCGATAATAAAGTGGTTTTCAAAGTAAAAACAAGTGATGGCAAGGAAATTTCAGATCCTAACCAGGTTTTCAGAGAAATGGAAAAACGGACTAAAGAAACTTTAAGCAAAAATAATAATCCGATTGAACCGGATTTAGAGCATTAA
- the fsa gene encoding fructose-6-phosphate aldolase: protein MKFFIDTANLEQIKEAKDLGILDGVTTNPSLMAKEGIQGAEAIKNHYKAICEIVDGDISAEVLSTTYDEMIKEGEELAAIHPNIVVKIPMIKDGIKALKYFSDKGIKTNCTLIFSPGQALLAAKAGATYVSPFLGRLDDISTDGLNLIQEIRLIFDNYMYDTEILAASIRHSMHIIDCAKIGADVITSPLPPILSLLKHPLTDSGLAQFISDSQKLA, encoded by the coding sequence AAGCCAAAGACCTTGGAATTTTAGATGGTGTAACAACCAATCCATCATTAATGGCTAAAGAAGGAATTCAGGGAGCTGAAGCGATCAAGAACCACTATAAAGCAATTTGCGAAATTGTGGACGGTGACATTTCTGCAGAAGTACTTTCGACTACTTATGACGAAATGATCAAAGAAGGTGAAGAATTAGCTGCAATCCACCCAAACATTGTGGTAAAGATCCCAATGATTAAAGATGGTATCAAAGCATTAAAATATTTTTCAGATAAGGGAATCAAAACTAACTGTACTTTAATTTTCTCTCCGGGACAAGCGCTTTTGGCAGCGAAGGCAGGTGCAACGTACGTTTCTCCTTTCCTTGGAAGATTAGATGACATTTCTACGGATGGATTAAATCTTATTCAGGAAATTCGTTTAATTTTTGATAATTATATGTACGACACTGAGATTTTAGCAGCATCTATCCGTCATTCAATGCATATCATTGACTGCGCGAAAATCGGAGCTGATGTAATCACTTCACCACTTCCTCCGATCTTGAGCTTATTAAAGCACCCATTAACAGACAGTGGTTTGGCTCAGTTTATTTCAGATTCTCAGAAATTAGCTTAA